Proteins co-encoded in one Kutzneria chonburiensis genomic window:
- a CDS encoding endonuclease/exonuclease/phosphatase family protein: protein MASSVRSRPTRRAPVYLDEGRRRIGGAGLTFLLSLFTAAVIAMVALRLLGIDGDHVMVVLLAGTPFAAGGGGLLVLVAMMCRRWAVAVVALAFTACLVAAVLPRTFTAPRPYGSGPAVRVLSLDLAQGRANAADVVSLIRDQHVDVVAFQELTPSSVTALNAAGLSADMPSQLFAPGDGPTGSGIASRYPLQEVVIDPPTTFPQVTARVSLPQQRAVEVESVHVRPPTDDNTTDTWKRELDALPDPVDGAPPMILAGDFNATVDHAGLRSTLVSGYVDAASEAGQGLTPTWPTGGTLPPLLPIDHLLVDNRCPVDSFAAFDIPGSDHKAVLTQFVATIRG from the coding sequence GTGGCCAGCAGCGTGCGGAGCCGTCCCACCCGTCGGGCCCCCGTCTACCTGGACGAAGGTCGGCGGCGGATCGGCGGCGCCGGGCTGACCTTCCTGCTGTCCCTGTTCACCGCCGCCGTGATCGCCATGGTCGCGTTGCGGCTGCTCGGCATCGACGGTGATCACGTCATGGTCGTGCTCTTGGCCGGCACCCCGTTCGCCGCCGGCGGTGGGGGCCTGCTCGTGCTCGTCGCCATGATGTGCCGGCGTTGGGCGGTCGCCGTCGTCGCGCTGGCCTTCACCGCCTGTCTCGTCGCCGCCGTCCTGCCGCGGACCTTCACCGCGCCTCGGCCGTACGGTTCCGGGCCGGCCGTCCGCGTGCTCAGCCTTGACCTGGCCCAGGGCCGGGCCAACGCCGCCGACGTCGTCTCCTTGATCCGTGATCAGCACGTCGACGTCGTCGCCTTCCAGGAGCTGACCCCTTCGTCGGTCACCGCCCTGAACGCCGCCGGCCTCTCGGCCGACATGCCTTCGCAGCTGTTCGCCCCCGGCGACGGGCCGACCGGCTCCGGCATCGCCTCCCGGTACCCGCTGCAAGAGGTCGTCATCGACCCGCCTACCACGTTCCCGCAGGTCACCGCCCGTGTTTCGCTGCCCCAGCAGCGGGCCGTCGAGGTCGAGTCCGTGCACGTCCGGCCGCCGACCGACGACAACACCACCGACACGTGGAAGCGGGAGCTCGACGCCCTCCCCGATCCCGTCGACGGCGCCCCGCCCATGATCTTGGCCGGCGACTTCAACGCCACCGTCGACCATGCCGGCCTGCGTTCCACCCTCGTCAGCGGCTACGTCGACGCTGCCTCCGAGGCCGGCCAGGGCCTCACCCCCACCTGGCCCACCGGCGGCACCCTGCCCCCTCTGCTGCCCATCGACCACCTCCTCGTCGACAACCGCTGCCCCGTCGACTCCTTCGCCGCCTTCGACATCCCCGGCAGCGACCACAAGGCCGTCCTCACGCAGTTCGTCGCCACGATTCGCGGTTGA